A part of Lutra lutra chromosome 2, mLutLut1.2, whole genome shotgun sequence genomic DNA contains:
- the PHYHIP gene encoding phytanoyl-CoA hydroxylase-interacting protein, with amino-acid sequence MELLSTPHSIEVNNITCDSFRISWAMENSDLERVTHYFIDLNKKENKNSNKFKHRDVPTKLVAKAVPLPMTVRGHWFLSPRTEYSVAVQTAVKQSDGEYLVSGWSETVEFCTGDYAKEHLAQLQEKAEQIAGRMLRFSVFYRNHHKEYFQHARTHCGNMLQPYLKDNSGSHGSPTSGMLHGVFFSCNTEFNTGQPPQDSPYGRWRFQIPAQRLFNPSTNLYFADFYCMYTAYHYAILVLAPKGSLGDRFCRDRLPLLDIACNKFLTCSVEDGELIFRHAQDLILEIIYTEPVDLSLGTLGEISGHQLMSLSTADAKKDPSCKTCNISVGR; translated from the exons ATGGAGCTGCTGTCCACGCCCCACAGCATTGAGGTCAACAACATCACCTGTGACTCCTTCCGCATCTCCTGGGCCATGGAGAACAGTGACCTGGAGAGGGTCACCCATTACTTCATTGACCTTAACAAGAAGGAGAACAAGAACTCCAACAAGTTCAAGCACCGG GATGTCCCCACCAAGCTTGTGGCCAAGGCCGTGCCACTGCCCATGACCGTGAGAGGCCACTGGTTCCTGAGCCCCCGCACGGAGTACAGCGTGGCTGTGCAGACGGCAGTGAAGCAGAGTGACGGGGAGTACCTGGTATCTGGCTGGAGCGAGACGGTCGAGTTCTGCACCGGGG ATTACGCCAAGGAGCACCTGGCGCAGCTGCAGGAGAAGGCCGAGCAGATCGCAGGCCGCATGCTCCGCTTCTCTGTCTTCTACCGCAACCACCACAAGGAGTACTTCCAACATGCCAG GACCCACTGCGGGAACATGCTGCAGCCCTACCTGAAGGACAACAGCGGCAGCCATGGCTCCCCAACCAGTGGCATGCTCCATGGCGTCTTCTTCAGCTGCAACACAGAGTTCAACACAGGCCAGCCTCCTCAGGACTCCCCCTATGGCCGCTGGCGCTTCCAGATCCCCGCCCAGCGCCTCTTTAACCCCAGCACCAACCTCTACTTTGCGGACTTCTACTGTATGTACACAGCTTACCACTATGCCATCCTGGTGCTGGCCCCCAAGGGCTCCCTGGGGGACCGCTTCTGCCGTGACCGCCTGCCCCTCCTGGACATTGCCTGCAACAAGTTCCTGACCTGCAGCGTGGAGGATGGGGAGCTGATCTTCCGCCACGCCCAGGACCTCATCCTGGAGATCATCTATACGGAGCCCGTTGACCTGTCCCTGGGCACCCTAGGGGAGATCAGCGGGCACCAGCTCATGAGCCTATCCACTGCTGACGCCAAGAAGGACCCCAGCTGCAAGACCTGCAACATCAGTGTGGGCCGCTAG